The following proteins are encoded in a genomic region of Prochlorococcus marinus XMU1408:
- a CDS encoding PD-(D/E)XK nuclease family protein, with protein sequence MIDLKRNSKKEPIEATGLRSRKSSLYKPNQQEDFKISRGRFSNFLTCQRCFYLDRVRGLDPPGTPGWTLNETTDLLLKKEFDDCRQKQVPHRIFASNGLSHVVPFDHPEIDNWRNSLHRGLMHRYKDTGIILTGGVDDIWQDTITRQLIIVDYKSQAKNGRIDKKDYLEDPFHEAYKIQMDFYAYLLSGMGFSVHPISYFLVCNAKRDEDEFNKTMRFDEYLVPYKWSNDWIESRLDEMVTLMNQSEIPESNPSCKNCAYADQYSKILFSGNSSKKEITQGTLPLF encoded by the coding sequence ATGATTGATCTCAAAAGAAATAGCAAAAAAGAACCAATTGAAGCCACAGGCCTTCGAAGTCGTAAGTCTTCTCTCTATAAGCCAAATCAACAAGAAGATTTCAAAATTAGTAGAGGTCGTTTCTCAAATTTTCTGACGTGTCAAAGGTGCTTTTATCTCGATAGGGTACGAGGTCTTGATCCTCCAGGGACACCAGGTTGGACTCTCAATGAAACCACTGACCTATTACTAAAAAAAGAATTTGACGATTGCAGACAAAAGCAGGTTCCACACAGAATATTTGCATCTAATGGACTATCTCATGTTGTTCCATTTGATCATCCTGAAATAGATAACTGGAGAAACTCACTTCATCGGGGACTAATGCATCGTTACAAGGATACCGGAATAATTTTGACTGGAGGTGTAGACGATATTTGGCAAGACACTATTACAAGACAACTAATAATTGTGGATTACAAATCACAAGCTAAAAACGGACGAATTGATAAGAAAGATTATTTAGAGGATCCTTTTCACGAGGCCTATAAAATTCAAATGGACTTTTATGCTTACTTACTCTCGGGAATGGGTTTTAGTGTTCATCCAATATCATATTTTCTAGTATGCAATGCAAAAAGGGATGAAGATGAATTTAATAAGACCATGCGTTTTGATGAATATCTTGTTCCCTACAAATGGAGTAATGATTGGATAGAGAGTCGACTAGATGAAATGGTCACACTAATGAATCAATCAGAGATTCCAGAATCAAATCCTTCATGCAAGAACTGCGCCTATGCAGATCAATATTCGAAAATACTATTTTCAGGAAATTCAAGTAAAAAAGAAATTACACAAGGAACTTTGCCATTATTTTAA
- a CDS encoding SOS response-associated peptidase yields MCGRYQLLTKFMNLPDLLKKDVPRGLSQNYEPQILIKPGSPILVLKNEGKTQTSIMLWGFISEWSKDPFDNTRPKPFNARSESVEEKKLFRASWRHKRCLIPASGFLEKGQLIGRKDSQTFWLGGLWNRWMSKEGCEIESCCVLTTEPNDLVKQFHNRMPVIIPNGLEEEWISSVKNAQDLKALKPLMTKWDPEEWTAEPIYKPNADQLSFL; encoded by the coding sequence ATGTGCGGAAGATATCAGCTATTAACAAAATTTATGAATTTACCAGATCTTTTAAAAAAAGATGTGCCAAGGGGATTGAGTCAAAATTATGAACCACAAATATTAATCAAACCAGGTTCTCCAATTCTTGTTCTTAAGAATGAAGGCAAGACACAAACATCCATAATGCTATGGGGGTTTATATCTGAGTGGAGTAAAGACCCTTTTGACAACACAAGGCCAAAGCCATTTAACGCGAGATCAGAAAGTGTTGAAGAGAAGAAACTTTTTCGTGCAAGCTGGAGGCATAAGAGATGTTTGATACCAGCCAGTGGTTTTCTAGAAAAAGGTCAGCTAATAGGTAGAAAAGATTCTCAAACTTTCTGGTTAGGAGGACTATGGAATCGATGGATGTCTAAAGAAGGATGTGAAATAGAGAGCTGTTGTGTGCTAACGACCGAACCAAATGATTTAGTCAAACAATTTCATAACCGTATGCCCGTTATTATTCCAAATGGACTAGAAGAAGAATGGATCTCTTCAGTGAAAAATGCTCAAGACCTTAAAGCTCTAAAACCGCTAATGACTAAATGGGACCCAGAAGAATGGACAGCCGAGCCAATATACAAACCTAATGCCGACCAATTATCCTTCCTATAA
- a CDS encoding DUF3764 family protein: MSSTVTSVFTFKVESTFDEWAAIFDSKEATRRHREFNIQPLYRGCSDDDPQKIIVIHQHPEGNIEKFIEANGDWMASHRVDLSTMEKSAWTWTDNSSVQFKAA; the protein is encoded by the coding sequence ATGTCTTCTACTGTCACCTCAGTTTTTACTTTTAAGGTTGAAAGCACCTTTGATGAGTGGGCTGCAATCTTCGACAGCAAAGAAGCTACCAGAAGGCATAGAGAGTTTAATATTCAGCCTTTGTACAGAGGGTGTAGTGATGATGACCCTCAAAAAATAATTGTTATACATCAGCACCCAGAGGGGAATATTGAGAAATTTATAGAAGCCAATGGAGACTGGATGGCGAGCCACAGAGTCGATCTATCTACAATGGAGAAGTCTGCTTGGACATGGACCGACAACAGTAGTGTTCAGTTTAAAGCTGCTTAA
- a CDS encoding AEC family transporter — MEIIFLLAELIPCLLIGYLLGRFKKDFSLTISRPLMNYGIPISLMGILLKSGLEFPLIQSAALALVAIGFLMTLLNCLPGIKNLIPNRSLQLGSAFGNTGYFGIPVSLALLPNHALIYSIGFDLGATLVIWSIGPILLTDPSKVLSSNRYWQNFIKAIFRSPAVKGLIGALIVHSSPWNEQLTALLWIPSRVVIVLALVIVGMRLSWLRKANLSRIKIQIASIKNALIMKLVGLPVIMLIISSAIRLPNVVREALVLQSAAPTAISVLLISQAASRDEEDATSLVVLSTIIALISIPAWLMILRL; from the coding sequence TTGGAAATAATCTTTCTTTTAGCTGAATTAATACCATGTCTTTTAATAGGTTATTTACTAGGACGATTTAAAAAAGATTTTTCCCTAACGATATCTCGTCCTTTAATGAACTATGGAATTCCTATCAGCCTGATGGGGATATTACTTAAGTCTGGCCTTGAATTCCCTTTGATACAATCTGCGGCTTTAGCACTCGTAGCTATTGGCTTTTTAATGACTCTATTAAATTGCCTTCCTGGTATAAAAAACTTAATCCCAAACAGATCTCTTCAACTAGGTAGTGCATTTGGAAATACAGGTTATTTCGGAATACCAGTTTCACTAGCACTGCTTCCAAATCATGCTTTGATTTACAGCATAGGTTTTGACCTTGGTGCGACATTAGTAATTTGGAGTATCGGTCCAATACTGCTAACAGACCCTTCAAAAGTTTTAAGTTCTAATAGATATTGGCAGAATTTCATAAAAGCAATCTTTAGAAGCCCTGCTGTAAAAGGACTGATTGGCGCATTAATTGTTCATTCATCACCATGGAATGAACAATTAACAGCCTTACTTTGGATACCTTCAAGGGTTGTAATTGTTTTAGCACTTGTAATCGTTGGAATGCGTTTAAGTTGGTTGAGGAAAGCAAATCTCTCAAGAATAAAAATCCAAATAGCATCCATAAAAAATGCTTTAATCATGAAACTGGTTGGATTGCCAGTCATTATGTTGATCATTTCCTCAGCGATCAGATTACCCAACGTCGTGCGAGAGGCTTTAGTACTTCAATCAGCTGCGCCAACAGCAATATCTGTCTTACTAATATCCCAAGCAGCGTCAAGAGATGAAGAGGATGCCACATCGCTTGTTGTCTTAAGTACAATCATCGCGCTCATA